In Cryptomeria japonica chromosome 10, Sugi_1.0, whole genome shotgun sequence, a genomic segment contains:
- the LOC131076952 gene encoding cytochrome P450 734A1 yields the protein MEWVFWGFAAVCAGLILFLVKIVTRMWWKPLQVKKFFEAQGISGPPYRLFYGNTTDISRMIDEQKSKPMPLSHDMLPRVFPHLHQWSRIYGYDYVFWFGPNARLVVPHPELIKDICSTKFDNYSKLPTNPLSRQLVGQGLVGLTGEKWARHRKIINPAFHMDLLKGMIPTIIESSANLLEGWSKLVLSGASEIEVLKEFRELTADIIARTAFGSSFIEGKDIFDMQAKQMVLTSELFHTVYIPGFRCWNLEINIRRCLKQVIDAKKKTAGMEKTGSYGADLLGFMMSESKQQGRVNGKSNASLSTEEIIDECKTFYFGGHETTSVLLAWSIILLGTYFGLFIRFENYRSAREHYRGDSHASPTDGKCTTARIWSIGQTDEVLALGLGIHQDWQERGRREVLEVCGRNNYPDADSLSRLKIVGMIINEVMRLYPPAVGVLRQACVPTKVGRISIPAGTQLELPIIAIHHDTALWGNDAKDFNPGRFSEGIAKAAKHPMAFMPFGTGPTKCVGQNFALLEAKLVLAMILQNFSFVTSPSYTHAPLLVFTLRPQYGPQIIFHVD from the exons atgGAATGGGTATTTTGGGGTTTTGCAGCTGTTTGTGCAGGTTTAATTTTGTTTTTGGTGAAGATTGTAACAAGGATGTGGTGGAAGCCTTTGCAAGTGAAAAAGTTCTTTGAAGCCCAAGGAATCAGTGGCCCTCCATACAGGCTATTCTATGGGAATACCACAGATATATCCAGAATGATCGATGAGCAGAAGTCCAAACCCATGCCACTCTCACATGACATGCTCCCTCGAGTTTTTCCCCATTTACATCAGTGGAGCAGAATTTATG GTTACGATTATGTTTTCTGGTTTGGACCGAATGCTAGGTTGGTCGTTCCCCATCCTGAGCTTATTAAGGACATATGTTCCACTAAATTTGACAACTATTCAAAGCTTCCGACAAATCCCCTTTCAAGACAACTGGTTGGACAGGGACTTGTGGGGTTGACAGGTGAGAAATGGGCTCGGCACAGAAAAATCATCAATCCTGCTTTCCACATGGATCTTTTGAAG GGTATGATTCCAACAATTATTGAAAGCAGTGCCAATCTGTTGGAGGGATGGAGTAAATTGGTGTTGTCAGGTGCATCGGAAATTGAAGTGCTGAAGGAGTTCCGTGAGCTCACAGCAGATATTATAGCCCGCACAGCATTTGGTAGCAGTTTTATAGAGGGAAAGGATATATTTGATATGCAGGCTAAACAGATGGTTCTTACATCTGAATTATTTCACACTGTTTATATTCCAGGTTTCAGGTG TTGGAATTTGGAGATAAATATAAGAAGATGCTTAAAACAAGTTATAGATGCGAAGAAAAAGACTGCTGGAATGGAGAAAACAGGTAGCTATGGTGCCGATCTGCTTGGTTTTATGATGTCTGAGAGCAAGCAGCAGGGGAGAGtcaatggaaaaagtaatgcaagcCTGAGCACGGAGGAAATAATTGATGAATGTAAGACTTTCTACTTTGGTGGTCATGAAACCACATCAGTACTGTTGGCATGGAGTATAATATTGTTGGGCACCTA TTTCGGTCTGTTCATACGCTTCGAGAACTATCGATCAGCACGAGAGCACTACAGGGGCGATAGCCATGCTTCACCAACGGATGGGAAGTGCACCACCGCTCGGATATGG AGCATTGGACAGACAGATGAGGTCCTCGCCCTAGG GTTGGGCATACATCAAGATTGGCAAGAGCGAGGTCGCAGAGAGGTGTTGGAAGTATGTGGGAGAAACAATTATCCAGATGCAGACAGCTTAAGTCGTCTTAAAATT GTGGGAATGATCATAAATGAGGTCATGAGACTTTATCCACCTGCAGTGGGTGTATTGAGACAGGCTTGTGTGCCAACGAAAGTTGGAAGGATCTCAATTCCTGCAGGCACCCAACTTGAGCTTCCGATCATTGCAATTCACCATGATACTGCTCTGTGGGGAAATGATGCCAAAGATTTCAACCCAGGGCGATTTAGTGAAGGAATTGCAAAGGCTGCAAAGCATCCAATGGCATTCATGCCCTTTGGAACAGGGCCAACTAAATGTGTGGGTCAGAATTTTGCCTTGTTGGAAGCAAAATTAGTGCTGGCCATGATTCTGCAAAATTtttcttttgtgacttcaccatcttATACTCATGCTCCTTTGCTTGTATTTACTCTACGACCTCAATACGGACCTCAGATTATCTTCCACGTGGACTAA
- the LOC131076934 gene encoding cytochrome P450 CYP72A616-like isoform X1, with translation MEKTGGYGADLLGLMMSQSKEQGTVNVTSNASLSTEEIIDECKTFYFAGHETTSVRLTWSIILLGIHQDWQEQGRREVLEICGRNNYPDADCLSRLKIVGMIINEALRLYPPAVSLPRQACESMKLGRLSIPAGTQLELPILAIHHDPALWGNDANEFNPGRFGEGIAKAAKHPMAFMPFGTGPTICVGLNFALLEAKLVLAMILQKISFVTSPSYTHAPMLLVTLKPQYGAQIIFHPLD, from the exons ATGGAAAAAACTGGTGGCTATGGTGCCGATCTGCTTGGTTTAATGATGTCTCAGAGCAAGGAGCAGGGGACAGTCAATGTTACGAGTAATGCAAGCCTGAGTACAGAGGAAATCATTGATGAATGCAAGACTTTCTACTTTGCTGGTCATGAAACCACATCAGTACGGTTGACATGGAGTATAATATTGTTGGGCATACATCAAGATTGGCAAGAGCAAGGTCGCAGAGAGGTGCTGGAAATATGCGGGAGAAACAATTATCCAGATGCAGACTGCTTAAGTCGCCTCAAAATT GTTGGAATGATTATAAATGAGGCCTTGAGGCTTTATCCACCGGCAGTGTCTCTACCGCGACAGGCATGCGAGTCAATGAAGCTTGGAAGGCTCTCAATTCCTGCAGGCACTCAGCTTGAGCTTCCAATCCTGGCAATCCATCATGATCCTGCTTTATGGGGAAATGATGCCAACGAATTCAACCCAGGGCGATTTGGTGAAGGAATTGCAAAGGCTGCAAAGCATCCAATGGCATTCATGCCCTTTGGAACAGGTCCAACCATATGTGTGGGTCTGAATTTTGCTTTGTTGGAAGCAAAATTAGTGTTGGCCATGATTCTGCAAAAAATTTCTTTTGTGACTTCACCTTCTTATACTCATGCCCCTATGCTTTTAGTTACTCTGAAACCTCAATATGGAGCTCAGATTATCTTCCACCCACTAGACTAA
- the LOC131076934 gene encoding cytochrome P450 734A1-like isoform X2 has protein sequence MIYFLEFFPIIISGAEPMDRILFSGLGIARLVVPHPELIKEICSTKFGNFIKPPVNPLSRQLVGQGIVGLTGEKWAQRRKIINPAFHMDLLKGMIPTIVQSSANMLDKWSKLVLSGASEIEVQKEFHDLTADIIARTAFGSSFTEGKHIFDMQGNQMILTAELFRSVYIPGFRFLPTTKNR, from the exons ATGATATACTTCCTCGAGTTCTTCCCCATTATCATCAGTGGAGCAGAGCCTATG GACAGGATTTTATTTTCTGGTTTGGGCATCGCCCGGTTGGTTGTTCCCCACCCTGAGCTTATTAAGGAGATATGTTCCACTAAATTTGGCAACTTTATAAAGCCTCCGGTCAATCCCCTTTCAAGACAATTGGTTGGACAGGGAATTGTGGGTTTGACAGGTGAGAAATGGGCTCAGCGCAGGAAGATCATCAATCCTGCTTTCCATATGGATCTCTTGAAG GGTATGATTCCAACTATTGTGCAAAGCAGTGCCAATATGTTGGACAAATGGAGTAAATTGGTATTGTCAGGCGCATCAGAAATTGAAGTGCAAAAGGAGTTCCACGATCTCACAGCCGATATTATTGCCCGCACAGCATTTGGAAGCAGTTTTACAGAGGGAAAGCATATCTTTGATATGCAGGGCAACCAGATGATTCTTACAGCTGAATTATTTCGCAGTGTTTACATTCCAGGTTTCAG GTTTCTGCCTACTACAAAGAATAGGTAA